The Vibrio agarivorans genome contains the following window.
CATTTGAGCGACTTTTAGATGTAAAAACAAGATTCTATCAAAGCTAGCGACAAAGGGCATGGAGATTAAACCGCTCGAAGTCAGAAAATGCCTAATCTCGGGATATTACCGACTAGAGCAACACACGAAAGGAGAGAATTGACAATCAACTGACGCTAAGGAAACAAAGAAACCTGCTATCATTTGGCGAATATCAATGATCTAACTGACACCCAATATCAATGAACCACAAGTTTTTTACTCTTCCTTTACTTATGTTTACATCGGCAGCGAATGCTGATGCCCTCAATGTTCTTATTTTCCATCATGTCGACGATTCAACACCACACTCTACCTCAACACGCGTGGATGATTTTATAAAACAGTTAGATGCCTTTGAACAGCAGGGATATGAAATCGTTGATTTGCAGACTTCGGTTCGGGAGGTACAGTCAGGTCAAGAGACACAACAAAAGCGACTGGCTCTCACGTTTGATGATGGATTTCGCTCTGTATGCGACACCGCGTACCCCATCCTAAAAGAACGCAATCTGCCTTTCACCGTCTTTGTTACGACCGATCCAGTTGATGCCAACTATCAGGGCTATTGTGATTGGGAACAGTTGCGCGAGATGTCGAAAAACGGCGCAACGATTGCCAACCATACGCTTGATCATGCTTTTCTGGTGCGAGAGTCTTTGCAAGATACAGATTGGTTTCAATCTGCGACGCGTAACATTGAACAAGCCCAGTTAAGAATTGAGCAGGAGATTGGTCACGCGCCGATGCTGTTTGCCTACCCTTATGGCGAATATAACCATGAGCTACGCGATTGGCTAAAAGCACATGGGTATATTGCCTTTGGTCAGCAGTCAGGGTCGATAGAGCAACATAGTGATTGGCAAGCCCTGCCTAGATTTAATGCAGCGGGTAACTATGCGAGTGTCTCATCGCTGCGTTTTAAAACTAGTGCTCGTGCTTTGCCGACAGACTTTTCAGCGCTGCCTGACCCAGTAGTAACAGATGCACTACCGCCGCTTACGGTTGAATTAACTCCATCCGATGAAGCTCACTACCCTCATCTTCAGTGTTATTTTAACGGCCAGAGTGTTGAGTTAGATTGGCATGACGACACCCGCTTTACTGTACTTCCGCCTAAGGAGCTGGTGAATGGTCGTCATCGCGTTAACTGCACAGCCCCACATCGCAATGGTTCACCGTTTTACTGGTTATCGCAGCAATGGTTAGTGGTTAATCCATAGTTTAGTTTTTGATTTTACTCTTGCGCTTGGCGCGATTTGAAACGCCGACAGGTGGCTTTTTCGGAAAAGCTTTTCGTTCTGTTACCAAATGTCGAATAGCAAGAATAGGGTGATGCAAGAGCATTCTTGGGCCAGCGTAGCGCATAACCGCTTTCATCTCGGCTTTTTGTTCTGGCTTGTAACAATGAATCGGACATTGATTGCACGCGGGCTTTGATTCACCATAGGGACAGCGATCAAGGCGCACCTCGGCATAGTTGAGTAGTGCTTGGCACTGCTCGCAGATAGCGGTGCCTTGATGGTGCTTTTGACAATAGAGATAAACCATATGAGAAACGGTGAGAAATTCGGTTTCTAAGCTTCCTATAAGTAACTGGCTTGCTGGTGGCTTATTCATGGATCTTAACATATAAAGTGGATGTATGTTTAATCTAGAGGTTTTACGCTCATTACTCAAATAAAACTCATGTATGGCGTTAGAGTGATGGTAGGTCACCAACAGATGGTAGCCCGTTAAAGCAACCTGAAAGGTTCTCTTTGTATAGAGCAGAAAAAGGGCGCTTGATAGCGCCCTTAAAAGAATAACAACGGGTTTAGCGTGTGATGTATTGACGGATGAAGTCAGAAATCTTCACCATGTCGTCAATCGCGATGTACTCTTCAGTAGTATGAACTTTTGCCATACCGGTAGATAGGTTTAGCGTATTGATACCTTTCGCGAAGAAGTTATTTGCATCGCTACCACCACCTGTTGGTTGGCATTGTGGTTCGATACCGATCGCTTCAAAAGCGCTCTTAACATCAACGATATGAGCATCAGACTCGTCAATCTTAAATGCGTTATAAGCACGGTTAGATTCGATTTCAAGTTCTGCACCGTGTTTGTCTGCAGCCGCTTGGAATGTCTCAACCATGTGAGCAACTTGTGCTTCCAATTTTTTGTCGCAAAGTGAACGCGCTTCAGCAGCAATTTTCAGCTCAGGCATTACGATGTTTGTGGCTTGACCACCGTTAACGGTACCAATGTTCGCTGTTGTTTCTTCATCGATGCGCAGTAGCTTCATGTTAGCAATAGCATCAGCAGCGACACCGATAGCACTAATACCTTGCTCTGGCGCGAGGCCAGCGTGCGCAGGACGACCTTTGATCGTCACTTTAAGGCTCTGTTGGCCGGGAGCAACGTTGATGATTGTGCCAATTGGACCGCCTGAGTCCAAAACAATCGCTTTATTTGACGTTACGTTAGTCATGTCGAAGAACTTAGAGCCGTATAGACCGCCTTCTTCATAAACGGTGAAGGCAAGTTCAATGGTCTTGTGGTCAGCGTTCTGTTCTTTGATCACACGTACCGCTTCCATGATAGCTGCGATGCCTGATTTGTCATCACCACCGAGGATAGTATCGCCAGCAGAGCGGATGATGCCATCTTCGATAACAGGCTCAATGCCGTTACCTGGAGCGACTGTGTCCATGTGGCAGCTTAGAAGAATGCTGTCATCAAGTTTACCCTCTAGACGTGCATAAACATTGAAGCCGTTGGTGTAACCTTCTGGCATTTCAAGTTTGTGCACCGTGAAACCAAGATTGCCAAGTTGTTCTGTTAGTGTTTCAGCGATCTGTTTCTCGTTGCCTGATTCGCTGTCGATTTTTACGAGTTCAATGAAATGATCGACAAGGCGCTGTTGGTTAATTTGAGTCATAATTCTTCTCTTCTGGAACGGAAGAGTCAGCCTAGACCGAATAGTAGGAAAAAAGACTGCGCTGAATCAAAAAAGTGGTGTGATTGGTGGCTCTGGTAACAGAAATTAACATTTCATAAGACAAAATAACGAAAAAGAAGTGCAATCAGTATCAGTGAAAGCACTTCTTAGTCGTTTGTATAGCCAATCAGTGAGTCGGATAAATCAGTTGATTGGTGTCAAACCCGGCTTGTTGTGCGATTTGGCGATACTGCTCCATTTTTTCTTGTGGTATGGACGATGAACGCGACAAGATCCAAAAGTAGTCTAAATTAGGTCCGCTAATGAGTGCGGTAGAGTAGTCAGGCTCTAAATGAAAGACGATGTAGCTGCCATAAAACGGGCCGAAAAATGATACTTTTAGGTGACCGAGATTGTTACCGTCAACGAATTTGGCCTTGCCAATTGCCTCACTCCATTCACCTTTTTCTTCATTCCAGCCTCGATTTAACACTTTGACGCTGCCGTCCTCATTGAGAGAGTAGGTGGCCGTTATCTGGTTAAGTCCACGCTCAAAGCTATGATCCAATCGAGCAATTTCATACCAAGTACCAAGGTAGCGGTCGAGATTGAAACGCG
Protein-coding sequences here:
- a CDS encoding lipocalin family protein, which codes for MTKFKSLVALFGAVFLFGCTGKPQSVEPVTRFNLDRYLGTWYEIARLDHSFERGLNQITATYSLNEDGSVKVLNRGWNEEKGEWSEAIGKAKFVDGNNLGHLKVSFFGPFYGSYIVFHLEPDYSTALISGPNLDYFWILSRSSSIPQEKMEQYRQIAQQAGFDTNQLIYPTH
- a CDS encoding M20/M25/M40 family metallo-hydrolase, with translation MTQINQQRLVDHFIELVKIDSESGNEKQIAETLTEQLGNLGFTVHKLEMPEGYTNGFNVYARLEGKLDDSILLSCHMDTVAPGNGIEPVIEDGIIRSAGDTILGGDDKSGIAAIMEAVRVIKEQNADHKTIELAFTVYEEGGLYGSKFFDMTNVTSNKAIVLDSGGPIGTIINVAPGQQSLKVTIKGRPAHAGLAPEQGISAIGVAADAIANMKLLRIDEETTANIGTVNGGQATNIVMPELKIAAEARSLCDKKLEAQVAHMVETFQAAADKHGAELEIESNRAYNAFKIDESDAHIVDVKSAFEAIGIEPQCQPTGGGSDANNFFAKGINTLNLSTGMAKVHTTEEYIAIDDMVKISDFIRQYITR
- a CDS encoding polysaccharide deacetylase family protein, which codes for MNHKFFTLPLLMFTSAANADALNVLIFHHVDDSTPHSTSTRVDDFIKQLDAFEQQGYEIVDLQTSVREVQSGQETQQKRLALTFDDGFRSVCDTAYPILKERNLPFTVFVTTDPVDANYQGYCDWEQLREMSKNGATIANHTLDHAFLVRESLQDTDWFQSATRNIEQAQLRIEQEIGHAPMLFAYPYGEYNHELRDWLKAHGYIAFGQQSGSIEQHSDWQALPRFNAAGNYASVSSLRFKTSARALPTDFSALPDPVVTDALPPLTVELTPSDEAHYPHLQCYFNGQSVELDWHDDTRFTVLPPKELVNGRHRVNCTAPHRNGSPFYWLSQQWLVVNP
- a CDS encoding nitrous oxide-stimulated promoter family protein, which codes for MNKPPASQLLIGSLETEFLTVSHMVYLYCQKHHQGTAICEQCQALLNYAEVRLDRCPYGESKPACNQCPIHCYKPEQKAEMKAVMRYAGPRMLLHHPILAIRHLVTERKAFPKKPPVGVSNRAKRKSKIKN